In Microcoleus sp. bin38.metabat.b11b12b14.051, a single genomic region encodes these proteins:
- a CDS encoding L-threonylcarbamoyladenylate synthase, whose product MAIIYGLHPVAPQKDRIEKITKSLKDGAVMLYPTDTVYAIGCDLNSKSAVERVRRIKQLSNDKPLTFLCSSLSNITEYAAVTDEAYRIIKRLIPGPYTFLLPASKLVPKLVMNPKRKTTGIRVPNHPLCFTLLESLGNPIISTSAHITTDDEGAAPVPESKAESFGKAELFDCFLKLVDIIIDDDSDPGYQVSTILDLTESEPIVVRRGLGWEAAAAWEKD is encoded by the coding sequence ATGGCAATTATTTACGGACTCCATCCAGTTGCACCCCAGAAAGACCGGATCGAGAAGATTACAAAATCTCTCAAAGATGGGGCAGTGATGCTTTATCCAACAGATACAGTTTACGCGATCGGCTGCGATCTCAACTCCAAATCTGCCGTAGAACGAGTCAGGCGGATCAAGCAACTATCCAATGATAAGCCCTTAACCTTCTTGTGCTCCTCATTGTCAAATATCACCGAGTATGCTGCCGTCACCGATGAAGCATACAGAATCATCAAGCGGTTAATCCCCGGGCCGTATACATTTCTGCTACCAGCTAGCAAGTTAGTGCCAAAATTGGTAATGAACCCAAAACGCAAAACCACGGGAATTCGCGTTCCCAACCACCCGCTTTGTTTTACACTGCTAGAATCTTTGGGAAATCCGATTATTTCCACATCTGCTCACATTACCACTGATGATGAAGGTGCAGCACCAGTGCCGGAATCTAAAGCAGAAAGCTTTGGCAAAGCCGAACTTTTTGACTGTTTTTTAAAGTTAGTAGATATCATTATCGATGATGATTCCGATCCGGGATATCAAGTCTCTACGATTCTCGATTTGACAGAAAGCGAACCAATTGTAGTTCGTCGCGGCTTGGGATGGGAAGCAGCCGCCGCCTGGGAGAAAGATTAA